A genome region from Labilibaculum antarcticum includes the following:
- a CDS encoding GNAT family N-acetyltransferase: MTVNIVMNVKIRKSDSNDFNFLVKLEEASFPAYQRSTKQGIKHGIQSEFQEILILENKDKNKVQFGALVLFKYSKSLRIYSIGILPEFQNMGYGDYLLKHAFEYADRQHFEKILIEVSAKNTKLIDWYKNRGFNSLETIVDYYGEGEDAVKMEFKTNVASCSTKTTNIIVINQPHKWTFLDINAKIISVKEYISNPIYQTNTDFRIFNLCSSYKYQSYGYYISLLASARGQRIIPSTITIRDFRIVNVIHSIAYDIEEYTNKSLHKEKGNSFSLNVYFGQTNTKGYNTLAGKLHQLFEAPLFKVDFIKHDEKWIIKKVQVLTLNKVAEQDLNYVYEFAKKYFNKKRFNSTKLVNYKYDIAILINPKEENSPSCPKALQKFKSAANRKGLYLEFITKQDIDKINEFDALFIRETTSVNDHTYEFSRTAYAEGLVVIDDPWSILRCSNKIYQNEIFKKHKLLTPETEIFTKNLFDPKVLNQMNFPLVLKQPDSAFSLGVIKVEDKAEALVEINKLFKISDMVVCQEFLYSDFDWRIGIIDNTPLFACKYYMYKDHWQIYNWKGEEDDKSGNSETVTIESVPEIVVQTALKAAALIGDGLYGVDLKMIDGKVYVVEVNDNPNIDDGIEDFVLKDQLYDTIIDSIYQRIEIAKNIQKIDFRRK, translated from the coding sequence ATGACTGTAAATATTGTTATGAATGTTAAGATAAGAAAATCCGATAGTAATGATTTTAATTTTTTAGTGAAATTAGAAGAGGCATCTTTTCCTGCTTATCAACGAAGCACAAAACAGGGTATCAAACATGGTATTCAAAGTGAGTTTCAGGAGATTTTGATTCTCGAAAATAAAGATAAGAACAAAGTTCAGTTTGGAGCTTTAGTTTTATTTAAATACAGTAAGTCATTACGAATCTATTCCATAGGTATACTGCCTGAATTTCAAAATATGGGTTATGGCGATTATCTGCTTAAACATGCATTTGAATACGCAGATCGCCAGCATTTTGAAAAAATATTGATTGAGGTAAGTGCTAAAAACACGAAACTAATTGATTGGTATAAGAACAGGGGATTTAATTCTTTGGAAACAATAGTTGACTATTACGGTGAAGGTGAAGACGCTGTAAAAATGGAGTTTAAAACCAATGTTGCTTCATGTTCTACAAAAACAACTAATATTATTGTTATTAATCAGCCGCATAAATGGACATTCCTGGATATAAATGCGAAGATTATTTCAGTAAAAGAATACATTAGTAACCCAATTTATCAGACCAATACTGATTTCAGAATATTTAACTTGTGTAGCAGCTATAAGTATCAAAGTTATGGGTACTACATTTCTTTACTTGCTTCTGCACGTGGGCAACGCATTATACCAAGTACAATTACCATACGTGATTTTCGTATCGTAAACGTGATTCATTCTATTGCTTATGATATTGAGGAATACACCAATAAATCATTGCATAAGGAGAAGGGAAATTCTTTTTCTCTGAATGTTTATTTTGGACAAACCAATACCAAAGGTTACAATACTTTAGCAGGCAAGCTTCATCAATTGTTCGAGGCTCCCTTGTTCAAAGTTGATTTTATTAAGCATGATGAAAAGTGGATTATTAAAAAAGTGCAGGTATTAACACTGAATAAGGTTGCAGAGCAGGATTTGAATTATGTGTACGAATTCGCTAAAAAGTATTTCAATAAAAAAAGATTCAACAGTACTAAACTGGTTAACTATAAGTATGATATCGCCATACTTATAAATCCAAAGGAAGAGAATTCACCTTCTTGTCCAAAAGCATTGCAGAAATTTAAAAGTGCAGCCAACCGAAAAGGATTATACTTAGAGTTTATTACAAAACAAGACATTGATAAAATCAATGAATTTGACGCCTTGTTTATTCGGGAAACAACAAGTGTAAATGATCATACTTATGAATTCTCACGTACAGCTTATGCCGAAGGTTTGGTTGTAATTGATGATCCCTGGTCTATTTTGAGGTGTTCCAATAAGATTTATCAGAACGAAATATTTAAAAAGCATAAATTATTAACCCCCGAAACAGAGATTTTCACTAAGAATTTATTTGATCCGAAGGTGTTGAATCAAATGAATTTCCCCTTGGTGTTGAAACAGCCAGACAGTGCTTTCTCATTGGGAGTGATAAAGGTTGAAGATAAAGCGGAGGCGCTAGTCGAAATAAATAAGCTTTTCAAAATTTCTGATATGGTTGTTTGTCAGGAATTTCTTTACTCCGATTTTGATTGGAGAATTGGAATAATTGATAATACGCCACTGTTTGCATGTAAGTATTATATGTACAAAGATCATTGGCAAATTTACAATTGGAAAGGCGAAGAGGATGATAAATCGGGTAATTCCGAAACTGTTACCATTGAATCGGTTCCTGAAATTGTGGTACAAACAGCTTTAAAGGCTGCTGCTTTAATAGGAGATGGTTTGTATGGTGTAGATTTAAAGATGATAGATGGTAAAGTTTATGTTGTTGAGGTAAATGACAACCCGAATATTGATGATGGTATTGAGGATTTTGTGTTAAAGGATCAACTGTACGATACAATAATAGATTCGATATACCAAAGAATAGAAATAGCCAAAAATATTCAGAAAATAGATTTTAGACGGAAATAA
- a CDS encoding NifB/NifX family molybdenum-iron cluster-binding protein, translating to MKIAVPVTSSNQIDGHFGHCEFYNVITISETKEIVDVQKMESPQGCGCKSNIASVLADAGVTVMLAGGIGNGAINVLNNSGIEVIRGCSGDVTEVVKLYVEGAVADSGSSCQHTHGEGDHQCSH from the coding sequence ATGAAAATAGCAGTTCCAGTAACAAGCAGTAATCAAATTGATGGCCATTTTGGTCATTGTGAATTTTACAATGTGATTACAATATCAGAAACAAAGGAAATTGTTGATGTACAAAAGATGGAATCACCACAGGGTTGTGGTTGCAAATCGAATATTGCATCGGTTTTAGCCGATGCGGGTGTAACTGTAATGCTGGCAGGCGGAATAGGCAATGGAGCAATCAATGTCCTTAACAATTCCGGAATTGAAGTCATTCGGGGATGTTCGGGTGATGTAACCGAAGTAGTTAAACTATATGTTGAAGGTGCGGTTGCAGATAGTGGTTCGAGTTGTCAGCATACTCATGGTGAGGGAGATCATCAATGCAGTCACTAA
- a CDS encoding DUF2179 domain-containing protein, with product MDSIYFDYLVLPLLIFMARICDVSLDTIRVIMVSRGYRKYAPLIGFFQVLIWIITITRIMENLDNWLTYIAYAAGFGMGTYIGMRIEEKIAMGYELLRIITRTEVDDLVSVLRQKGYTVTSVVGEGKNGAVGIVFLILKRKVTREVIAIVKQYNPKAYYTIEDIRFVADPTYLQPTKTQYK from the coding sequence ATGGACTCTATTTATTTTGACTATTTAGTACTGCCATTATTAATTTTTATGGCACGTATCTGTGATGTATCCCTTGACACGATACGGGTAATCATGGTCTCGAGAGGATACCGTAAGTATGCTCCACTTATAGGTTTTTTTCAGGTTCTGATCTGGATTATTACAATTACCAGAATCATGGAAAACCTTGACAATTGGCTAACTTATATTGCTTATGCAGCCGGATTTGGTATGGGTACTTATATTGGAATGCGTATTGAAGAAAAAATTGCAATGGGATATGAACTATTGCGAATTATTACTCGCACGGAAGTGGATGACTTGGTGAGTGTATTGCGTCAAAAAGGATATACAGTAACCAGTGTAGTTGGTGAAGGAAAAAATGGTGCTGTAGGCATTGTTTTCCTAATTTTGAAAAGGAAAGTTACGCGAGAAGTAATTGCGATCGTGAAGCAATACAATCCAAAAGCATACTATACGATAGAAGACATCCGATTTGTTGCTGATCCGACCTATTTGCAACCGACCAAAACCCAGTATAAATAA
- a CDS encoding L-lactate dehydrogenase — MVTNSNTKTKSKVVIVGTGMVGMSYAFSLINQGTVKELVLIDIDKERAEGEAMDLNHGLSYAPRKMKIYAGEYSDCKDADIVVITAGVPQKEGESRIDLLNRNATIMKIVVGQVMKSKFRGIILVASNPVDILTYVAWRASGLPPSKVIGSGTSLDTARLRFEIAQKINISVKNIHAYIMGEHGDSEFVCWSQAYVGAKPLVDVIESMKEIEFKHLEEIHNSVKNAAYEIIKRKKATYYGIGMTLVSITSAILNDENRIIPISVYNDGTYDTVKDLYIGLPAVINAEGVNYVMKLKLNNKEQEQLNHSASILKGVLDQMEF; from the coding sequence ATGGTAACAAATAGTAATACTAAAACAAAAAGTAAAGTTGTAATTGTTGGCACAGGAATGGTTGGCATGAGTTATGCATTTTCATTAATAAATCAAGGTACAGTTAAAGAATTGGTTTTAATTGATATTGACAAAGAACGAGCAGAAGGCGAAGCCATGGATTTAAATCATGGATTATCATATGCTCCAAGAAAAATGAAAATTTATGCTGGTGAATATAGCGATTGTAAAGATGCAGATATCGTTGTAATTACTGCGGGAGTTCCACAAAAAGAAGGGGAATCGAGAATTGATTTATTAAATAGAAATGCGACAATAATGAAAATTGTTGTTGGTCAAGTGATGAAAAGTAAATTTCGTGGAATTATATTGGTTGCATCCAATCCGGTTGACATCTTAACCTATGTAGCCTGGAGAGCATCAGGACTTCCACCTTCAAAAGTAATTGGTAGTGGAACCTCTCTTGATACAGCAAGACTTCGATTTGAGATTGCACAAAAAATTAATATTTCCGTTAAAAACATTCATGCATATATCATGGGCGAGCATGGTGACTCTGAATTTGTATGTTGGTCGCAAGCCTATGTTGGAGCAAAGCCACTTGTGGATGTGATTGAATCTATGAAAGAGATTGAATTCAAGCATTTAGAAGAAATTCATAACTCAGTGAAGAATGCAGCTTATGAAATTATTAAACGCAAAAAAGCAACTTATTACGGCATCGGTATGACTTTAGTTAGCATCACCTCCGCCATTTTAAATGATGAAAATAGAATTATTCCAATCTCTGTTTATAACGATGGAACTTATGATACGGTTAAGGACTTATATATTGGATTACCTGCTGTGATAAATGCTGAAGGCGTAAACTATGTTATGAAATTAAAGCTTAATAATAAAGAACAAGAACAGCTCAATCATTCAGCAAGCATTTTAAAAGGTGTTTTAGACCAAATGGAGTTTTGA
- a CDS encoding S9 family peptidase, protein MKRLTLILFALLSLTIVKAQKSFTLEDITTKGTFRARSVYGLRSMNSGESYTVLKQGIRIEEYAYATGGKEDDIFDLAEVGIDKIKSIDSYQFSSDERKILIASNRQNIYRHSYSAEFYVYDRDKKTLKALSTGRQQLANFSPSGDQICFFRDNNLFLKDLQKKKETQITFDGKYNHIINGAPDWVYEEEFSFSQAYQWSPDGRRIAFMRFDESRVKQFNMTVFKGTNPEKIENALYPENYTFKYPKAGEDNSIVSVHVYNLQLKATQKMDIGEETDQYIPRMQWTQNPKVLSIVRMNRHQNHYELLLADAESGKSRLLYEEKNAAWIDINDDLSFLKDGKHFIFTSEKSGFNHIYLYDLNGNPVRQITNGNWEVTRFLGYDEAKKLFYYQAATISPLQREIYTVGIKGKKTVLLSADKGSNTANFSKGFKYYINDFSSNDQPTLVTLHNAKGKLIRTLEENKDLQKRMQEFKLPKREFFTFTTSEGVELNAWMMKPVNFDSTKEYPALLTFYGGPGAQEVLDRYQFNWFDYLAQEGFVVVCVDNRGTGGRGEKFKKCTYMQLQNLEALDLIETGKYMAKQPFIVADKIGVYGWSFGGQMSSLCMFRGADVFAAGIAVAPVTTYRYYDSIYSERYLRTPHENAKGYDEYAPIYFADQLKGKFLLVHGTSDDNVHMQNTLELAEELVQHNKKFQMHLYTNRNHGIYGGQTRLHLFGMMTDFLKENLK, encoded by the coding sequence ATGAAAAGGCTAACACTAATCTTATTTGCTCTGCTAAGCCTAACTATAGTGAAGGCGCAAAAGAGTTTCACGCTCGAGGATATCACCACCAAAGGAACCTTTAGGGCTCGTTCCGTCTATGGATTACGTTCCATGAATAGTGGGGAATCCTATACGGTTTTAAAACAGGGAATTCGAATTGAAGAATATGCCTATGCAACCGGCGGTAAGGAGGACGATATTTTCGATTTAGCAGAAGTTGGAATCGATAAAATTAAAAGTATCGATTCGTATCAGTTTTCTTCCGACGAGCGGAAAATTCTCATTGCCAGCAATCGTCAAAATATTTATCGTCATTCTTATTCAGCCGAATTTTACGTGTACGATCGTGATAAAAAGACTTTGAAGGCTTTGTCGACAGGAAGACAGCAATTGGCTAATTTTTCACCTTCCGGCGATCAGATTTGTTTTTTTAGAGACAACAATCTCTTCTTGAAAGATCTTCAGAAGAAGAAAGAGACTCAGATTACATTCGATGGAAAATACAATCACATTATTAACGGAGCGCCGGATTGGGTTTATGAGGAAGAGTTTTCCTTCAGTCAGGCCTACCAATGGTCGCCCGATGGCAGGCGAATTGCCTTTATGCGTTTTGATGAGAGCAGGGTGAAACAGTTTAATATGACTGTTTTTAAGGGAACGAATCCCGAGAAAATAGAGAATGCCTTGTATCCTGAAAATTATACATTTAAATACCCAAAAGCCGGAGAGGATAATTCAATTGTGAGTGTTCATGTGTATAATTTGCAATTGAAAGCAACACAAAAAATGGATATTGGAGAGGAAACCGATCAGTACATTCCAAGAATGCAATGGACTCAGAATCCAAAGGTGTTAAGTATTGTTCGAATGAATCGACATCAGAATCATTATGAGCTTTTGTTGGCTGATGCAGAAAGCGGAAAATCTAGATTATTGTACGAAGAGAAGAATGCAGCATGGATTGATATCAACGATGATTTGAGTTTTTTGAAAGACGGAAAGCATTTTATTTTTACCAGTGAAAAATCAGGATTTAATCATATTTACTTGTACGATTTGAATGGAAATCCGGTCAGGCAAATAACCAATGGCAATTGGGAAGTGACTAGATTTTTAGGTTATGATGAGGCTAAAAAACTGTTCTATTATCAAGCTGCAACAATTTCTCCACTGCAACGCGAAATTTATACTGTAGGTATCAAAGGAAAGAAAACCGTTTTGCTTAGCGCAGATAAGGGAAGTAATACAGCAAATTTCAGCAAAGGATTCAAATACTACATTAACGATTTTTCGAGTAACGACCAGCCTACTTTGGTGACTTTGCACAATGCAAAAGGAAAATTGATTCGCACGTTGGAGGAGAACAAAGATTTGCAGAAAAGAATGCAGGAGTTTAAATTGCCAAAGCGTGAATTTTTCACTTTTACTACATCTGAAGGTGTTGAACTAAATGCCTGGATGATGAAACCAGTTAATTTCGATAGCACTAAAGAATATCCTGCATTGTTGACTTTTTACGGAGGACCTGGCGCACAGGAAGTCTTGGATCGTTACCAGTTCAATTGGTTCGATTATTTGGCACAAGAAGGATTTGTAGTGGTTTGTGTTGATAATCGGGGAACAGGTGGGAGAGGAGAAAAGTTTAAGAAGTGTACTTACATGCAACTTCAGAATCTGGAGGCTCTCGACTTGATTGAAACAGGAAAGTACATGGCGAAACAACCTTTTATTGTTGCTGATAAAATTGGTGTCTATGGTTGGAGTTTTGGCGGACAAATGTCTTCTTTGTGCATGTTTCGCGGTGCAGATGTGTTTGCTGCAGGAATAGCTGTTGCACCAGTAACTACCTATCGCTACTACGATAGTATATATTCTGAAAGATACTTGCGCACACCTCATGAAAATGCGAAGGGATACGATGAATATGCACCTATTTACTTCGCAGATCAATTAAAAGGTAAGTTCTTATTGGTTCACGGAACATCTGATGACAATGTGCACATGCAGAATACTTTGGAGTTGGCAGAAGAATTGGTACAACACAACAAAAAGTTCCAAATGCATTTGTACACCAATCGAAATCACGGTATTTATGGTGGACAAACCCGTTTACACCTGTTTGGCATGATGACTGATTTTTTAAAGGAGAATCTTAAGTAA
- the hypD gene encoding trans-4-hydroxy-L-proline dehydratase, producing the protein MNNRIKQLRDQSINAINSISPERALLMTEFYQSDEAQMVSTPVKRALSFKYIFANKKICINDNELIVGERGPAPKSCPTFPEICIHSLDDLTILSDREKVSFQVDEETRKVYEETIIPYWKGKTNRDKLIGNMTPEWLDAYGAGIFTEFQEQRAPGHTVLGKKMFQKGFLEVKDEIQKAIDQLDFFSDANAYEKQEELKAMAITCDGIILFANRHAEELERLAKIEKDATRKAELEQMAAVCRRVPAHAPETFHEALQHYWFIHLGVITELNPWDSFNPGRLDQHLQPFYVKEVVTEKLSKEDMYELLQAFWVKFNNHPAPPKMGVTAKESNTYTDFCLINIGGLKEDGSDAVNDMSYVLLDVIEEMRLLQPSSMVQVSKKSPDRFLKRTLKILKTGFGQPSIFNTDAVVQEMLRQGKSIEDARNGGCSGCVETGAFGTENYSLSGYFNLAKILEITLNNGYDSRTKKQIGLQTGAITDFSSYEDVFTAWQKQVNYFADIKIRGNNVIERLYANYLPVPFLSVLVADCISNGQDYNAGGARYNTSYVQGVGLGSLADMFSAIKYQVFDQKRISLEQLKCAMDQDFVNHDQLRSDLVYDTPKYGNDEAYADDEAIAIFETFYSAINGRPSSKGGVFRINMLPTTCHVYFGNVMGASADGRLAGKPLSEGISPFQGADTKGPTAVVKSASKIDHLRTGGTLLNQKFSPSFMDNEAGITQVMNLVRSYFRMDGHHIQFNVVSVDTLKAAQKSPENYKDLIVRVAGYSDYFNDLGEDLQNEIIQRNEHKDF; encoded by the coding sequence ATGAACAACAGAATAAAACAATTACGCGACCAAAGTATAAATGCCATTAATAGCATTTCACCGGAAAGAGCTTTGTTAATGACTGAATTTTACCAATCCGATGAAGCTCAAATGGTATCTACGCCAGTAAAAAGAGCTTTGTCTTTTAAATACATATTTGCCAACAAGAAAATCTGCATTAACGACAATGAATTGATTGTTGGAGAGCGCGGACCAGCACCAAAATCGTGTCCTACATTTCCCGAAATTTGCATTCACTCTCTGGATGATTTGACGATTTTGAGTGATCGGGAAAAAGTTTCTTTCCAAGTGGATGAGGAAACGAGAAAGGTTTATGAAGAGACGATCATTCCATATTGGAAAGGGAAAACCAATAGAGATAAGTTAATTGGAAACATGACTCCTGAGTGGTTGGATGCTTATGGAGCAGGAATATTTACTGAATTTCAGGAACAAAGAGCTCCAGGACATACTGTTTTGGGAAAAAAGATGTTTCAGAAAGGATTTTTGGAAGTAAAAGATGAAATTCAAAAAGCCATTGATCAATTGGATTTCTTTTCCGATGCTAATGCCTACGAAAAACAGGAAGAGTTAAAAGCGATGGCAATTACTTGCGATGGAATTATTCTCTTTGCAAACCGTCATGCTGAAGAATTGGAGCGATTGGCGAAAATTGAAAAAGACGCAACGCGCAAAGCTGAATTGGAACAAATGGCAGCAGTTTGTCGCAGAGTTCCTGCACATGCGCCTGAAACTTTTCATGAAGCATTGCAACATTACTGGTTCATTCATTTGGGAGTTATCACAGAATTAAACCCTTGGGATTCCTTTAATCCAGGACGATTGGATCAGCATTTACAGCCTTTTTACGTGAAAGAAGTCGTGACGGAGAAATTGTCGAAAGAGGATATGTACGAATTGCTTCAGGCTTTTTGGGTGAAGTTTAATAATCATCCGGCACCACCAAAAATGGGCGTTACTGCCAAAGAAAGTAATACGTACACCGATTTTTGCCTGATTAATATAGGCGGACTAAAAGAAGATGGTTCCGATGCCGTGAACGACATGTCGTACGTGTTGTTGGATGTAATTGAAGAGATGAGGTTGTTGCAACCCAGTTCAATGGTTCAGGTGAGCAAAAAAAGTCCTGATCGATTCCTAAAACGAACGCTTAAAATTTTGAAAACAGGTTTTGGGCAGCCTTCCATTTTTAATACCGATGCTGTTGTTCAGGAAATGCTTCGACAAGGGAAAAGTATTGAAGATGCGCGTAATGGCGGATGCAGTGGTTGTGTGGAAACTGGTGCTTTTGGAACCGAGAATTACTCCCTAAGTGGTTATTTTAATCTCGCCAAGATATTGGAAATTACTCTTAACAATGGTTACGATTCGCGCACAAAAAAACAAATTGGTTTGCAAACAGGTGCTATTACTGATTTTTCCTCTTACGAAGATGTTTTTACAGCTTGGCAAAAACAAGTGAACTACTTTGCGGATATTAAGATTCGGGGAAATAACGTGATTGAACGCTTGTATGCCAATTATCTGCCGGTACCATTTCTTTCGGTTTTGGTAGCGGATTGCATCTCAAACGGACAGGATTACAATGCCGGCGGAGCGCGCTATAATACCAGTTACGTTCAGGGTGTTGGATTGGGGAGTTTAGCAGATATGTTCAGTGCCATTAAATATCAGGTTTTCGATCAGAAGAGAATTTCGTTAGAACAACTGAAATGCGCTATGGATCAGGATTTTGTAAATCACGATCAGTTGCGTAGCGATTTGGTTTACGACACACCAAAATATGGGAACGATGAGGCTTATGCGGATGATGAGGCAATTGCCATTTTCGAGACTTTTTACTCAGCAATAAACGGGCGTCCTTCTTCAAAAGGTGGCGTTTTCAGAATTAATATGTTGCCTACTACTTGTCACGTGTATTTTGGAAATGTAATGGGCGCTTCCGCGGATGGTCGTTTGGCTGGGAAACCACTTTCCGAAGGGATTTCTCCTTTTCAGGGAGCGGATACAAAAGGACCGACAGCAGTGGTGAAATCAGCATCTAAAATTGATCATTTGCGAACAGGAGGAACACTGCTGAATCAGAAGTTTAGTCCTTCGTTTATGGATAATGAGGCTGGAATTACTCAGGTGATGAATTTAGTTCGTTCCTATTTCCGCATGGATGGGCATCACATTCAGTTTAATGTGGTAAGTGTGGATACTTTAAAGGCTGCTCAAAAGAGTCCGGAAAATTATAAAGATTTAATTGTTCGTGTAGCCGGGTATAGTGATTATTTCAATGATTTGGGAGAAGATTTACAAAACGAAATCATTCAGCGTAACGAGCACAAAGATTTTTAA
- a CDS encoding glycyl-radical enzyme activating protein — MNGIVFDIKRYAVHDGPGIRTTIFMKGCPLRCLWCHNPESFSPKIEEFNQSNRLAEKLVEEKVNIGKEYSVRQLIKEIEKDQLFFDESGGGVTFSGGEPMLQIDFLDAMLKECRSMDLHTVVDTSGFAPKKHFERISNDVNLFLFDLKHMDDVEHQKLTGVSNKQILENLKFLIENGKNLIIRFPMIPGFNDSKTNIMKMVFFLTDLTSLSEIHILPYHRIGRDKYDRFNKENSMPDIPSLNEEDTFWAKELFEEAGFKINIGG; from the coding sequence ATGAATGGTATCGTGTTTGATATCAAGCGATATGCTGTACATGATGGTCCGGGAATCCGAACCACTATTTTCATGAAAGGCTGTCCGTTGCGCTGTTTGTGGTGTCACAATCCGGAAAGTTTTTCTCCGAAAATCGAAGAATTCAATCAATCTAATAGGTTGGCTGAAAAATTGGTTGAAGAGAAAGTTAATATAGGAAAGGAATACTCTGTCAGGCAATTAATTAAAGAAATTGAGAAGGATCAATTGTTTTTTGATGAATCGGGTGGGGGAGTTACTTTTTCGGGAGGAGAGCCAATGCTTCAAATTGACTTTCTGGACGCCATGCTGAAAGAATGTCGATCAATGGACTTACACACAGTGGTCGATACATCGGGCTTTGCACCAAAAAAGCATTTTGAACGAATAAGTAATGATGTAAATCTCTTTCTATTCGATCTAAAGCATATGGATGATGTAGAGCATCAGAAACTAACTGGAGTTTCGAACAAACAAATACTCGAAAACCTAAAATTTCTGATTGAGAATGGGAAAAATCTGATTATTCGATTTCCTATGATTCCAGGTTTCAACGATTCTAAAACCAATATCATGAAAATGGTATTTTTTTTAACAGACTTAACTTCCCTGTCGGAAATTCATATTTTACCTTATCACCGAATTGGAAGAGATAAGTATGATCGTTTCAACAAAGAGAATAGCATGCCTGATATTCCTTCCTTGAATGAAGAGGATACATTTTGGGCAAAAGAACTTTTTGAGGAGGCAGGATTTAAAATAAACATTGGTGGATGA
- a CDS encoding flavodoxin — MKKIGLFYSFNTHKTAKNAEKIKKAFGTSAEVESVNVEEIDEDIFVAYDNMILGVPTWFDGELPNYWDEFMPAIEDLKLKGKTVALFGLGDQVGYPENFVDALGLLATALEDRGAKVIGLTSPEGYKFEKSVALRDGKFLGLALDIENQAGLSNERIEAWVQQLKKEFK; from the coding sequence ATGAAAAAAATAGGTTTATTCTATAGTTTCAATACACATAAGACAGCTAAAAATGCTGAAAAAATAAAAAAGGCTTTTGGAACTTCGGCAGAAGTGGAAAGTGTAAATGTTGAGGAAATTGACGAAGATATTTTCGTAGCCTACGATAATATGATTTTAGGTGTTCCAACTTGGTTTGATGGAGAACTTCCTAATTACTGGGATGAGTTTATGCCAGCAATCGAAGATCTAAAACTAAAAGGCAAAACTGTTGCTTTATTTGGTTTAGGAGATCAGGTCGGATACCCTGAAAATTTTGTAGATGCACTTGGTCTTTTGGCAACAGCCTTGGAAGATCGAGGAGCGAAAGTGATTGGATTGACTTCTCCGGAAGGCTATAAGTTTGAAAAATCTGTAGCTTTACGCGATGGCAAATTTTTAGGTTTGGCTCTTGATATTGAAAATCAGGCAGGTTTGTCTAACGAAAGAATAGAAGCTTGGGTTCAGCAATTAAAAAAAGAGTTTAAATAA